A stretch of Besnoitia besnoiti strain Bb-Ger1 chromosome Unknown contig00058, whole genome shotgun sequence DNA encodes these proteins:
- a CDS encoding cytochrome c oxidase subunit iii subfamily protein (encoded by transcript BESB_064350) — translation MTIMLSALSIVVSSVYLKNQHLYTSCTNIMTFTLVVAFLMLVCTEYLGLSLYINDNAFGNGLFILTGIHFSHVIVGAILVFFTQSIYSSLVTYMPTSSIMLSKSKGMLCKIFTEPFTILYLHFVETMWILIHITFYL, via the coding sequence atgaccatcatgttaagtgcattaagtatagtggtatccagcgtatatttgaaaaaccaacatttgtatacaagctgtacgaatatcatgacattcactttggtagtcgccttcttaatgttagtctgtacggaatacttaggactatctctttatattaatgataatgcatttggtaatggacttttcatcttaactggtatacattttagccatgttattgttggagctatccttgtattcttcactcaaagtatctatagttctttagttacttacatgcctacaagctctataatgctaagcaaatctaaaggtatgttatgcaagatctttacagaaccattcactattttatatctacactttgtagaaaccatgtggatattaatccacattacattctatctctaa